A window of the Alternaria dauci strain A2016 chromosome 3, whole genome shotgun sequence genome harbors these coding sequences:
- a CDS encoding mitochondrial 37S ribosomal protein bS6m, which yields MLYEMIGVVRPGRISEVKEIAKTAGKIVLDQQGVVRGVSNWGTFLLPKPAKKLQSTHHYGHHFIMRFDASARAQHALRRTMSLDPRLIRYSVVKMGTKFEEIKDVPGVAKFR from the exons ATGCTGTACGAGATGATAGGAGTG GTACGGCCTGGCCGCATCTCCGAAGTGAAAGA AATCGCCAAAACCGCCGGCAAGATTGTCCTCGACCAGCAGGGCGTCGTCCGCGGCGTCTCCAACTGGGGCACCTTCCTCCTCCCCAAGCCAGCCAAGAAACTGCAGTCCACACACCACTACGGCCACCACTTCATCATGCGCTTCGATGCGAGTGCCCGCGCACAGCACGCGTTGCGGCGAACCATGAGCTTGGACCCCAGGTTGATACGATACAGCGTCGTGAAGATGGGTACCAAGTTTGAGGAGATCAAGGATGTGCCAGGCGTCGCCAAGTTCAGGTGA